Proteins from a single region of Nitrososphaerota archaeon:
- a CDS encoding alpha/beta hydrolase: protein MTKFVLVPGAWLGAWAWKGVADQLAKDGHEAYPVTLTGMGERVHLMSREVGMETAVNDVLNVIRYNELDDYVLVGHSFAGKVAAVVADRAHDQVKKVIYLDAFRPEKVRTPQAGFDPTREFPALTPDKLGVPLTVLTIDTIGKDVVGAKRNWMMSLATPWPVKLATDPITLSKEYDSVKEAYVFCTLSGDPVDEIVAGKWGKLEGPHKLIEAGHWPMITKPKETADALVALS from the coding sequence GTGACAAAGTTCGTGCTCGTGCCGGGCGCCTGGCTGGGGGCCTGGGCCTGGAAGGGGGTGGCGGACCAACTCGCGAAGGACGGGCACGAGGCGTACCCTGTCACACTGACGGGGATGGGAGAGAGGGTCCACCTGATGTCCAGGGAGGTGGGGATGGAGACCGCGGTAAACGACGTCCTCAACGTCATACGGTACAACGAGCTCGACGATTACGTCCTTGTGGGGCACAGCTTCGCCGGGAAGGTGGCCGCGGTGGTCGCGGACAGGGCCCACGACCAGGTGAAGAAAGTGATCTACCTCGACGCGTTCAGGCCAGAGAAGGTGAGAACCCCGCAGGCCGGTTTCGATCCGACCAGGGAGTTCCCGGCGCTCACCCCTGACAAGCTGGGGGTACCGCTCACGGTGCTCACCATAGACACCATAGGCAAGGACGTGGTGGGGGCTAAGAGGAACTGGATGATGTCGCTGGCGACACCATGGCCAGTAAAGCTGGCCACGGACCCGATCACGCTGTCGAAGGAGTACGACTCCGTCAAGGAGGCCTACGTGTTCTGCACCCTTTCTGGAGACCCGGTAGACGAGATCGTCGCGGGCAAATGGGGGAAGCTTGAGGGCCCCCACAAGCTGATCGAGGCCGGCCACTGGCCCATGATAACCAAACCGAAGGAGACGGCAGACGCCCTCGTCGCCCTCTCCTAG
- the tuf gene encoding translation elongation factor EF-1 subunit alpha, whose translation MADKPHLNLIVTGHVDNGKSTSMGHFLFDLGAVDQRMIDEYAKESEKTGAGDSFKFAWVLDQLKDERERGVTIDLAFQRFETPKYFYTLIDAPGHKDFIKNMITGASEADAAVLVVSAKKGEGDAAIAAGGQAREHAFLLRTLGVSQLVVLVNKMDDQTVKYSEQRYNEAKQDIENLLKTVGYNVSKIRFIPASGWTGENLVKPSTNMPWYKGPTVLQALDEFVEPPKPIDKPLRLPVQDVYTITGVGTVPVGRVETGKIKVGDSVSIMPEGLTAEVKSIETHHTQMQSAQAGDNIGFNLRGVAKGDFRRGSVLGPSNSPPTIAKEFRAQIIVVFHPTAIAAGYTPVLHAHTAQVAATISELVAKIDPRTGQATEEKPKTLKTGDSAIVKITPLRPIVLETFKEYSELGRFALRDSGSTVAAGIVQEVTQKGSAEKVAAKA comes from the coding sequence TTGGCAGATAAGCCCCACCTGAACCTGATAGTGACCGGCCACGTGGACAACGGGAAGTCGACCTCCATGGGGCACTTCCTCTTCGACCTCGGCGCCGTCGATCAGAGGATGATCGACGAGTATGCGAAGGAGTCCGAGAAGACCGGCGCGGGTGACTCTTTCAAGTTCGCCTGGGTCCTGGACCAGCTGAAGGACGAGAGGGAGAGGGGTGTGACCATCGACCTCGCCTTCCAGCGCTTCGAGACCCCGAAGTACTTCTACACGCTCATCGACGCTCCCGGCCACAAGGACTTCATCAAGAACATGATCACCGGCGCCTCCGAGGCGGACGCGGCCGTACTGGTGGTGTCCGCGAAGAAGGGAGAGGGGGACGCGGCCATAGCGGCAGGCGGCCAGGCCAGGGAGCATGCCTTCCTCCTCAGGACCCTCGGCGTCAGCCAGCTGGTAGTGCTCGTAAACAAGATGGACGACCAGACGGTGAAGTACTCCGAGCAGAGGTACAACGAGGCGAAGCAGGACATAGAGAACCTGCTGAAGACGGTCGGGTACAACGTCTCAAAGATACGTTTCATCCCGGCCTCCGGTTGGACTGGCGAGAACCTCGTGAAGCCCTCCACCAACATGCCCTGGTACAAGGGGCCAACGGTCCTCCAAGCGCTCGACGAGTTCGTCGAGCCGCCAAAGCCCATCGACAAGCCGCTCAGGCTCCCGGTTCAGGACGTCTACACCATCACGGGGGTCGGGACGGTCCCTGTCGGAAGGGTAGAGACAGGCAAGATCAAGGTAGGTGACAGCGTGTCCATCATGCCCGAGGGGCTCACCGCTGAAGTAAAGTCCATCGAGACCCATCACACTCAGATGCAGTCCGCCCAGGCGGGAGACAACATAGGGTTCAACCTCAGGGGCGTCGCGAAGGGCGACTTCAGGCGCGGGTCCGTCCTCGGCCCCTCCAACAGCCCGCCTACCATCGCCAAGGAGTTCAGGGCACAGATAATCGTGGTCTTCCACCCGACGGCGATAGCCGCAGGGTACACTCCGGTGCTCCACGCGCACACAGCACAGGTGGCAGCGACCATCTCCGAGCTGGTGGCTAAGATCGATCCGAGGACGGGACAAGCCACAGAGGAGAAGCCGAAGACCCTCAAGACAGGGGACTCCGCCATCGTCAAGATCACCCCGCTGAGGCCCATAGTCCTCGAGACGTTCAAGGAGTACTCGGAGCTGGGGAGATTCGCGCTCAGGGACAGCGGGAGCACTGTCGCAGCTGGCATAGTCCAGGAAGTCACGCAGAAAGGCTCTGCCGAGAAAGTCGCGGCGAAGGCATAG
- a CDS encoding alkaline phosphatase family protein: MPKKIAVIGLDSVPPALLFDKLLGELPNFERMYRRGLHGTLETCDPPITVPAWMVMLTGQNPGKLGIYGFRHRRGASYTDGYVVNSAHVRLPTVWDVLASHGKKSVVLGIPPGYPPKQVEGGNLVSCFLTPSADREFTYPASLKEEIMDVSRGRYLFDVTFRTEDRDRLKQELFEMTEERFRVAEYLARKKRWDFFIMHEIGFDRLHHAFWKYFDPSHPKFVSGNRYEGIDLEYYRLVDEKVGRLLDIFGEDTTTFVLSDHGSKAMKGAFCVNQWLEREGYLAMKSEPASPTDLEKAEVDWERTRAWGWGGYYARIFFNVKGRERTGTVDPDMLEEEKSELTRKILAVTDGSGRPMSNRVYEPDALYGSAVGDKPDLMVYFDDLDWRSAGTVGHQSIYLSENDTGPDDSVHSKYGVFLMSNPRRDLGGSEVKGARIEDIGPTLLRAFGLSFPDHPAVDGKVLPEAVEGCS, from the coding sequence ATGCCGAAGAAGATCGCGGTCATCGGGCTCGACTCGGTCCCCCCGGCGCTCCTCTTCGACAAGCTCCTTGGAGAGCTCCCGAACTTCGAAAGGATGTATCGGAGGGGGCTGCACGGGACCCTCGAGACATGCGACCCCCCGATAACCGTCCCGGCGTGGATGGTGATGCTGACCGGCCAGAATCCCGGAAAGCTCGGGATCTATGGGTTCAGGCACAGGAGGGGGGCGTCGTACACCGACGGCTACGTGGTCAACTCGGCCCACGTCCGCCTTCCCACCGTGTGGGACGTCCTCGCGAGCCACGGGAAGAAGTCTGTGGTGCTGGGCATCCCACCAGGATACCCACCCAAGCAGGTGGAAGGGGGGAACCTCGTGTCCTGCTTCCTGACCCCGAGCGCCGACAGGGAGTTCACCTACCCCGCATCCCTCAAAGAGGAGATCATGGACGTGAGCCGCGGCAGGTACCTGTTCGACGTCACCTTCCGGACCGAAGACAGGGATCGGCTCAAGCAGGAGCTCTTCGAGATGACGGAGGAACGCTTTCGGGTGGCGGAGTACCTCGCACGGAAGAAGCGGTGGGACTTCTTCATAATGCACGAGATAGGGTTCGACAGGCTGCACCACGCGTTCTGGAAGTACTTCGACCCATCACACCCCAAGTTCGTCTCCGGGAACAGGTACGAGGGGATTGACCTGGAGTATTACAGGCTGGTCGACGAGAAGGTCGGGCGCCTACTCGACATATTCGGGGAGGACACGACCACGTTCGTCCTCTCTGACCACGGCTCCAAAGCGATGAAGGGGGCGTTCTGCGTGAACCAGTGGCTCGAGAGGGAGGGATATCTCGCCATGAAGTCAGAGCCAGCGTCTCCCACCGACCTCGAGAAGGCCGAGGTAGACTGGGAGAGGACACGGGCATGGGGGTGGGGAGGGTATTACGCGAGGATATTCTTCAACGTAAAAGGGCGCGAGAGGACGGGGACCGTGGACCCTGACATGCTGGAGGAGGAGAAGTCCGAGCTGACTAGGAAGATCCTGGCCGTCACGGACGGGTCAGGGAGGCCGATGTCCAACCGCGTCTACGAGCCGGACGCGCTCTACGGCTCTGCCGTCGGGGACAAGCCCGACCTCATGGTGTACTTCGACGACCTCGACTGGAGATCCGCAGGGACGGTGGGGCACCAATCGATCTACTTATCAGAGAACGACACCGGCCCCGACGACTCCGTGCACTCCAAGTACGGCGTCTTCCTCATGTCCAACCCGCGCAGGGACCTGGGCGGCTCGGAAGTGAAGGGGGCAAGGATAGAGGACATAGGGCCGACCCTGCTCAGGGCGTTCGGGCTCAGCTTCCCCGACCACCCCGCGGTCGACGGGAAGGTCCTCCCCGAGGCGGTCGAGGGGTGCAGTTGA
- the cysC gene encoding adenylyl-sulfate kinase, which translates to MTGLPGSGKSTLAKLLEAELRGRLGRYVEVLDGDEVRKGLSRDLGLSKEDREEHARRVSYVAKVLARNGVVAVVALISPYRSSRAEAREMIGAERFVEVFVKAPLSVCEQRDPKGLYAKARRGEINNMTGIQDPYEAPETPDLTVDTTAGGPEASLEGLVMGLRRLGKI; encoded by the coding sequence ATGACCGGGCTCCCCGGTTCGGGCAAGTCGACCCTGGCGAAGCTCCTGGAAGCGGAACTCAGGGGGAGGCTCGGCCGCTACGTCGAGGTGCTCGACGGGGACGAGGTTAGGAAGGGGCTTTCCCGCGACCTAGGTTTGTCGAAGGAGGACAGGGAGGAGCACGCCAGAAGGGTCTCCTATGTCGCGAAGGTCCTTGCCAGGAACGGGGTGGTCGCCGTCGTCGCGCTCATCTCTCCCTACCGGAGCTCGAGGGCGGAAGCCCGCGAGATGATAGGCGCGGAGAGGTTCGTGGAAGTGTTCGTGAAGGCGCCCCTTTCTGTGTGCGAGCAGCGGGACCCCAAGGGGCTCTACGCGAAGGCGCGCCGCGGCGAGATAAACAACATGACCGGCATTCAGGACCCATACGAGGCGCCGGAGACCCCCGACCTTACAGTAGACACGACAGCTGGGGGACCCGAAGCGAGCCTGGAGGGCCTGGTTATGGGGCTGCGGCGCCTGGGTAAGATCTAA
- a CDS encoding transcriptional regulator, giving the protein MANDRAIGGGIFAGSVIGIIVYGLLLYFWGTLVVEITAFVGVLILLAILAWIGYTMATTPPPEPITDIPEMAPEKPAGDSGTPAEAKKD; this is encoded by the coding sequence ATGGCCAACGATAGGGCAATCGGCGGCGGAATCTTCGCGGGCAGCGTCATCGGCATAATCGTGTACGGCCTGCTCCTCTACTTCTGGGGGACCCTGGTGGTGGAGATAACCGCCTTCGTAGGCGTGCTGATACTCCTTGCGATACTCGCCTGGATCGGATACACCATGGCGACGACCCCCCCTCCAGAGCCGATAACCGACATCCCAGAGATGGCTCCTGAAAAGCCGGCTGGGGACTCAGGGACGCCTGCCGAAGCGAAGAAGGACTGA
- a CDS encoding sulfotransferase domain-containing protein — protein sequence MSTEEGPEDWKPNLFVPGFPKCGTTALCDYLKQNPAIYMMEPKEPNTLAVGIDVPAWARDHHHQMKRPYFNYLDMKQYRGRLEKAKGARYRAEGSQSYIWPPVFPEKLWRFSPKAKLIFMVREQKDRLLSLYFHGFPYHLESDFHRWIEKRFRPQASPFLFREMLTSYHRLFGDSVKVVDNKSLSERPEQVMRRVFEFLGVEAVDVEPLRSNAGRMKSLDEYQRRTAAPYLRLTRTVMTPVRYFLNTADPEGKGPLRKPLGKLNPLKGLGERAGTARRGSSPPSEEETARAIPPDLASMLDGDYGSTLDYCGANSLLLG from the coding sequence GTGAGCACGGAAGAAGGGCCTGAGGACTGGAAGCCCAACCTCTTCGTCCCCGGGTTTCCGAAGTGCGGCACCACGGCGCTCTGTGACTATCTGAAGCAGAACCCCGCCATCTACATGATGGAGCCGAAGGAGCCCAACACGCTGGCTGTGGGAATCGACGTTCCGGCCTGGGCAAGGGACCACCACCACCAGATGAAACGGCCATACTTCAACTACCTTGACATGAAGCAGTACAGGGGCCGCCTGGAGAAGGCGAAGGGGGCCCGGTACAGAGCCGAAGGGAGCCAGTCGTACATCTGGCCGCCGGTCTTCCCCGAGAAGCTCTGGCGATTCTCCCCCAAAGCCAAGCTCATATTCATGGTCAGGGAGCAGAAGGACAGGCTGCTGAGCCTCTACTTCCACGGCTTCCCCTACCACCTGGAGTCGGACTTCCACCGGTGGATCGAGAAAAGGTTCAGGCCCCAGGCCAGCCCGTTTCTCTTCCGGGAGATGCTGACGTCATATCATCGGCTGTTCGGCGACTCGGTCAAGGTGGTGGACAACAAGTCCCTCTCGGAACGGCCGGAGCAGGTCATGCGCCGGGTCTTCGAGTTCCTGGGGGTGGAGGCGGTCGACGTCGAGCCGCTCCGCTCGAACGCCGGCAGAATGAAGTCGTTGGACGAGTACCAACGGAGGACGGCGGCGCCTTACCTCCGGCTGACCAGGACAGTGATGACCCCGGTCAGATACTTCCTGAACACCGCGGACCCGGAAGGGAAAGGGCCGTTACGGAAGCCGCTGGGGAAGCTCAACCCCCTGAAGGGGCTCGGGGAGCGCGCAGGGACCGCCCGGAGAGGGAGCTCTCCACCCAGCGAAGAGGAAACCGCGAGGGCGATCCCACCTGACCTGGCATCCATGCTTGACGGCGACTACGGCTCCACCCTTGACTACTGTGGGGCGAACAGCTTGCTGTTGGGGTGA
- a CDS encoding M20 family metallo-hydrolase — protein sequence MVDRDARAMQDFFVKMLRIRAVNPRMGGEGEAERASFLEGFLKKEGFDVTRIDVKDGESPGGVRPNISARLKGRGKRTLWFISHMDTVPEGSRDLWKTDPFEPAVKDGKVFARGAEDNGQSLVASLFALKALKELGRALPFNVGVWFVADEEFASNYGVKALLERRLFSGSDLVVVPDAGTPRGSEIEIAEKGLLWMKVTTKGKQVHASLPKKGLNAHRVGMELALEVDRLLNGEYKKRNPLYDYPVSSFEPTKVEANVGNVNTIPGVDVFYFDCRVLPEYDLDRVVRDVKAVVKRFEGKRGAKIELEEVEKEPAGPATAPGSEVAVLLARAVSKVAGVRPKFTGIGGQTVGNLFRREGIPTAVWSTIDDVPHEPNEYSRIANLINDSKVFASVPLLAS from the coding sequence ATGGTCGACCGAGACGCCCGGGCCATGCAAGACTTCTTTGTGAAGATGCTCAGGATAAGGGCGGTCAACCCGAGGATGGGCGGCGAGGGGGAGGCCGAAAGAGCCTCGTTCCTGGAGGGGTTCCTGAAGAAGGAAGGGTTCGACGTGACGAGGATCGACGTGAAGGACGGAGAGTCCCCCGGCGGGGTCAGGCCGAACATCTCGGCGAGGTTGAAGGGAAGGGGGAAGCGAACACTCTGGTTCATCTCCCATATGGACACGGTCCCCGAAGGGAGCCGGGACCTCTGGAAGACAGACCCCTTCGAACCTGCGGTCAAGGACGGGAAAGTATTCGCCCGGGGGGCCGAAGACAACGGCCAGTCCCTGGTGGCGTCCCTGTTCGCGCTGAAAGCGCTGAAGGAGCTGGGCAGGGCGCTCCCGTTCAACGTGGGGGTCTGGTTCGTAGCAGACGAGGAGTTCGCGAGCAACTACGGGGTAAAGGCGCTCCTCGAGAGGAGGCTGTTCAGCGGGTCGGATCTGGTGGTCGTCCCCGACGCCGGGACCCCCAGAGGGTCGGAGATCGAGATAGCGGAGAAGGGCCTCCTCTGGATGAAGGTCACCACGAAGGGGAAGCAGGTCCACGCCAGCCTCCCAAAGAAGGGGCTCAACGCCCACAGGGTCGGGATGGAGCTGGCCCTGGAGGTCGACCGCCTCCTCAACGGGGAGTACAAGAAGAGGAACCCGCTCTACGACTACCCCGTCTCCTCATTCGAGCCCACCAAGGTGGAGGCGAACGTGGGGAACGTGAACACCATCCCGGGGGTTGACGTGTTCTACTTCGACTGCCGGGTCCTCCCTGAGTATGATCTGGACAGGGTCGTCAGGGACGTGAAGGCGGTCGTCAAGCGCTTCGAGGGGAAGCGCGGCGCGAAGATAGAGCTCGAGGAAGTAGAGAAGGAACCCGCCGGACCCGCCACAGCCCCGGGGAGCGAGGTCGCCGTCCTCCTCGCCAGGGCGGTTTCGAAGGTCGCGGGAGTCCGCCCGAAGTTCACCGGCATAGGGGGGCAGACGGTCGGGAACCTGTTCAGGCGAGAAGGGATCCCCACGGCGGTCTGGAGCACCATCGACGACGTCCCCCACGAACCCAATGAGTACTCGCGGATAGCCAACCTGATCAACGACTCGAAGGTCTTCGCGTCAGTCCCCCTGTTAGCCTCGTAA
- a CDS encoding glycosyltransferase family 4 protein has protein sequence MRILNVFDSFDSATPSGGRTYTRIISRALTARGHEVTVLTPRAVYRSGPAALPARSGSTVGGSKPTSGAEGTMVTSDFALCLRGSFKPPRAFWKRVPDLVKLLGDCDIVNAAPPGSSLPYVTLLSRRAVGRSPPFITIGYVHTETHDVARPEREWLYRKADGILVETPYEKGYLTSKLGVEAGKVAVIASAVDMELSEAGAYGRIPLPQDVNEGAYKVLWLGRRAYRKGFYHVLSAMPYVWRHLPDATLMVAGPVAGKGFSGPLAEASNEVLSRNLNRRIFDFGVVDDDTRKKLLASCDALVLPSLGETIPEVVLEAWAFNKPAICADIPTVRSVAGEGEGIHYCKFGEVESIGRAIVEMGDPEARKRLGDAGNGIVRKTFTFDSFAKRVEDAYTSYGLRA, from the coding sequence TTGAGAATCCTAAACGTGTTCGACTCGTTCGATTCCGCCACGCCTTCCGGCGGAAGGACGTACACCCGGATCATCAGCCGGGCGCTCACCGCACGAGGGCACGAAGTCACGGTGCTCACCCCGCGAGCCGTCTACAGGTCAGGACCGGCCGCCCTTCCGGCTCGGTCGGGCTCGACCGTAGGGGGGTCCAAGCCGACCAGTGGAGCAGAAGGCACCATGGTAACGAGCGACTTCGCGCTCTGCCTGAGGGGCTCGTTCAAGCCCCCACGCGCCTTCTGGAAGAGGGTCCCCGACCTGGTCAAGCTGCTGGGGGATTGCGACATCGTCAACGCCGCGCCCCCCGGGTCGTCGTTACCCTATGTGACGCTCCTCTCGCGTCGCGCCGTGGGAAGGAGCCCCCCGTTCATAACAATCGGATATGTCCATACGGAGACCCACGATGTGGCCAGGCCGGAACGCGAGTGGCTGTACAGGAAGGCGGACGGGATACTGGTCGAGACCCCATATGAGAAGGGGTACCTGACGTCAAAGCTCGGAGTCGAAGCCGGCAAGGTCGCCGTGATAGCCTCTGCCGTCGACATGGAGCTCTCTGAAGCCGGCGCGTACGGGCGGATTCCCCTTCCGCAGGACGTGAACGAAGGCGCGTACAAGGTGCTTTGGCTGGGGCGTCGGGCTTACAGGAAGGGATTCTACCACGTCCTGTCGGCCATGCCCTATGTCTGGAGGCACCTACCGGATGCGACCCTGATGGTGGCGGGCCCCGTCGCCGGGAAGGGTTTCAGCGGCCCCCTCGCCGAGGCCTCCAACGAGGTCCTGAGCCGGAACCTCAACAGGCGTATCTTCGACTTCGGGGTGGTCGACGACGACACGAGGAAGAAGCTCCTGGCGAGCTGCGACGCGCTGGTCTTGCCTTCCTTGGGAGAAACCATCCCCGAGGTGGTCCTTGAAGCTTGGGCCTTCAACAAGCCAGCCATCTGTGCGGACATCCCCACGGTGCGATCGGTCGCCGGAGAGGGCGAAGGCATCCACTACTGCAAGTTCGGGGAGGTCGAGAGCATCGGCAGGGCCATCGTCGAGATGGGTGACCCGGAGGCTAGGAAGAGACTGGGAGACGCGGGGAACGGGATTGTGAGGAAGACGTTCACGTTCGATTCGTTCGCCAAGCGAGTGGAAGACGCGTACACTTCGTACGGCCTTAGAGCATAG
- a CDS encoding DegT/DnrJ/EryC1/StrS family aminotransferase, which translates to MKAFRYPLARPSLPPSARENLLRAYDSGWISSKGEFIRKFEDGFASFVGDRHGVSTSNGTTALHLALAACGIRPGDEVIVPDFSFVAVANTVVYTGAKPVLADVNRQYWGLDVDSVKARLSKKTKAVVVVHLYGHPVDIDPIKELCAAKDLLLIEDCAEAHGARYKGRMVGTFGDVACFSFYGNKILTTGEGGMCLTKDDRLESTMRLLRDHGAKPDRHFWHPVVGFNYRMTNLQAAIGCAQLGSLDSRIRGYRRVGRWYTDILSSAGLEPHPQMDWATCVYWMYTTMIEKLGVPELASLAKRLEREGIETRPSFYPISELPPYKGTRYRNPTTAYLSRHGLSLPTYYGMVEDDVRQICESLLKSVR; encoded by the coding sequence ATGAAGGCTTTCAGATACCCGCTCGCGCGCCCTAGCCTCCCCCCATCAGCGAGAGAGAATCTCCTGCGGGCGTATGACTCCGGGTGGATAAGCTCCAAAGGCGAATTCATCAGGAAGTTCGAGGACGGTTTCGCGTCGTTCGTCGGGGACCGTCACGGAGTTTCGACATCCAACGGCACCACGGCCCTCCACCTGGCCCTGGCGGCGTGCGGTATCCGTCCTGGCGACGAGGTCATCGTACCGGATTTCAGCTTCGTGGCGGTAGCAAACACGGTGGTCTACACGGGAGCCAAGCCGGTCCTCGCGGATGTCAACCGTCAGTACTGGGGGCTCGACGTCGACTCAGTCAAAGCCAGGCTGAGCAAGAAGACGAAGGCGGTCGTGGTCGTCCATCTATACGGGCACCCCGTGGACATCGACCCCATCAAGGAGCTCTGCGCCGCCAAAGACCTGCTCCTAATCGAAGACTGCGCGGAGGCGCACGGCGCCAGATACAAAGGTAGGATGGTGGGCACATTCGGAGACGTAGCCTGCTTCAGCTTCTACGGGAACAAGATCCTGACGACAGGGGAAGGGGGGATGTGCCTGACCAAGGACGACCGTCTTGAGAGCACGATGCGGCTGCTCCGAGACCACGGGGCCAAGCCGGACAGGCACTTCTGGCACCCGGTAGTGGGATTCAACTACAGGATGACGAACCTCCAGGCCGCCATCGGATGCGCCCAGTTGGGCTCGCTCGACTCGAGGATCAGAGGGTATCGGAGGGTCGGGAGGTGGTATACCGACATCCTGTCCAGCGCCGGTCTGGAGCCTCACCCTCAGATGGACTGGGCCACCTGCGTCTACTGGATGTACACTACGATGATAGAGAAGCTCGGTGTGCCCGAGCTGGCGAGCCTGGCGAAACGACTGGAACGGGAAGGGATTGAGACCCGGCCGTCGTTCTATCCCATCTCGGAGCTGCCCCCCTACAAGGGCACGCGATACCGGAACCCTACGACCGCATATCTGTCGAGGCACGGCCTGAGCCTGCCGACCTACTACGGCATGGTGGAAGACGACGTCCGGCAGATCTGCGAGTCATTGCTGAAGTCCGTCAGATGA
- a CDS encoding PaaI family thioesterase: protein MGIDSELFRIVGYTVENVGDGEVALSFPFGPAVARRGGMVHGGVIMYTLDNVCGLAVMTVNSGADQLTMELKVNFLEPLEKGPFTATGRVVRAGRTIAVAEGEVRDAAGKLCAKSLGTWYMIKKER from the coding sequence ATGGGCATAGACAGCGAGCTCTTCAGGATCGTGGGATACACGGTGGAGAATGTAGGCGACGGAGAAGTGGCGCTGAGCTTCCCTTTCGGCCCCGCGGTGGCCAGACGGGGAGGGATGGTCCACGGGGGCGTCATAATGTACACCCTGGACAACGTCTGCGGGTTGGCTGTGATGACGGTCAATTCGGGGGCCGACCAGCTCACCATGGAGCTGAAGGTCAACTTCCTCGAGCCGCTCGAGAAGGGTCCGTTCACGGCTACCGGGAGGGTGGTCAGGGCGGGGAGGACCATAGCCGTAGCCGAGGGTGAGGTGCGCGACGCCGCCGGGAAGCTGTGCGCAAAGTCACTCGGGACCTGGTACATGATCAAGAAGGAACGGTAG
- a CDS encoding GDP-mannose 4,6-dehydratase: MSLRALITGVTGQDGALLAHLLLKKGYKVYGTYRRVSTPSFWRLQGLDIQDRVRLIAADLADAGSLAQAIKTADPDEVYHLAAQSFVGTSFDQPVFTSDISGVGVTRMLDACRMAGTSPKFYQASSSEMFGDGASALQNERTPFAPASPYAAAKLYGFWITRIYRDAFGMFAANGVLFNHESQFRSLEFVSRKVTNAVAMISVGVGKEVRLGNLEAKRDWGYAPEYVEAMWEILQCDKADDFVIATGTEHSVRELAEEAFAVAGLDWKDYVRVDKSLLRPLDVPFLKGDYSKAKRVFGWRPKTEFSKLIRTMVEADLRRWKDALNGKVFPWDVTVSTNLDRITAQDVSMPKRES; encoded by the coding sequence TTGAGCTTGAGAGCGCTCATTACCGGGGTGACGGGGCAAGACGGGGCCCTGCTGGCACATTTGCTCCTGAAGAAGGGATACAAAGTCTACGGGACGTACCGCAGGGTGTCAACCCCGTCCTTCTGGCGCCTCCAGGGGCTGGACATACAGGACAGAGTCCGACTAATCGCGGCAGACCTCGCCGATGCCGGTTCCCTCGCCCAGGCCATCAAGACGGCCGACCCCGACGAAGTCTATCATCTAGCCGCCCAGAGCTTCGTCGGCACCTCGTTCGACCAGCCGGTGTTCACCAGCGACATTTCGGGGGTCGGGGTCACGAGGATGCTCGACGCTTGCAGGATGGCAGGCACGAGCCCCAAGTTCTACCAGGCGTCTTCCAGCGAGATGTTCGGAGACGGCGCCAGCGCGCTGCAGAACGAACGGACCCCTTTCGCGCCGGCTAGCCCGTACGCCGCGGCCAAGCTTTACGGTTTCTGGATCACGCGCATCTACAGGGACGCCTTCGGCATGTTCGCCGCAAACGGGGTACTCTTCAACCATGAGTCGCAGTTCAGGAGCCTCGAGTTCGTCTCGCGGAAAGTGACGAACGCCGTGGCCATGATAAGCGTTGGCGTCGGCAAGGAGGTCAGGCTCGGCAACCTCGAGGCCAAGAGGGACTGGGGATATGCGCCGGAATATGTCGAAGCGATGTGGGAGATATTGCAGTGCGACAAGGCGGACGACTTCGTCATCGCCACGGGGACGGAGCACTCGGTGCGCGAGCTCGCTGAGGAGGCGTTTGCCGTGGCGGGGCTGGACTGGAAGGACTACGTCAGGGTGGACAAGAGCCTGCTGAGGCCCCTCGACGTGCCATTCCTGAAAGGCGACTACTCGAAGGCGAAGAGGGTTTTCGGCTGGCGCCCGAAGACGGAGTTTTCCAAGCTGATCCGGACCATGGTGGAAGCAGACCTACGCAGATGGAAGGATGCGCTGAACGGGAAGGTGTTCCCGTGGGACGTGACGGTCTCCACGAATCTCGACAGGATCACCGCCCAGGACGTTTCCATGCCCAAACGCGAGTCGTGA